One window of Proteiniborus ethanoligenes genomic DNA carries:
- the mfd gene encoding transcription-repair coupling factor, whose translation MKVNMFIDSLKNLSSYDQLTKEINKKSSPIALHGLSEENIAHIIYGLNQHLDRQILIMTYDELRAKKILEDLSFFCNDNSELFPSKEVVLYDIEAYSHEISNQRVKVLDRLSKEENIVVVASVKGAISKIMSKSAIKAYTIDIELGQVVDLNNIADTLVVQGYERVHMVEGVGQFSIRGGIIDLFPVNSLNPFRIELFDDEIDSIRIFDLKTQRSIDNLSSIRIPPIKEILILKGEAESIANEMEIDLNARIKKLQKKGEVEIIDSLTEKYGHYIQRLSNGLSIGNIDLLVPYFKQELSNILEYFKNDSLVIVDEPQRIEESVKGIKEDFINRYTDLFERGEVLSRHQDIFHTYDAIVEKIHSMTSITTTNLLKNNPRFMPKAIINFNTKGMQSFHNKIELLADELKYLKYRGYKTIILSGTKERGIRLAQSLLEMNIECSYVDDPHREIKSGQVFVTHGSISRGFEYTNLKFAIISDKEAFGTYKKTRPVKARKDTTKIESFTDLNIGDHVVHEAHGIGKYIGVEQLKVQGVKKDYLAIKYSGEDKLYVPIDQMNLIQKYIGSDAVQPKINKLGSSEWAKTKTKVKKAIEDMANDLIKLYATRESIKGFKFSQDTPWQKQFDDAFPYEETEDQLRCIEEIKGDMEKDRPMDRLLCGDVGYGKTEVALRAAFKAIMDGKQVAILVPTTILAQQHYNTIIERFNQFPVKAEMLSRFRTANQQKKIINDLKSGNLDIVVGTHRLLSKDVKYKDLGLLIIDEEQRFGVKHKETIKIMKESIDVLTLTATPIPRTLHMSLIGIRDMSVIEEPPEERYPVQTYVVEHNDQIVKDAIIRELSRQGQVYYLYNRVQSIQQFASKIKALVPEARVAIGHGQMSERELERVMMDFLSRETDVLVCTTIIETGLDIPNVNTIIIHDADKMGLSQLYQLRGRVGRSNRVAYAYFTYEKNKVLTEVAEKRLKAIKEFTEFGSGFKIAMRDLEIRGAGNLLGAEQHGQMAAIGYDLYIKFLDESIKKLKGERREEIVDTSIELNIDGYIPNKYIQDEEQKVEIYKRISSINNKEDYSDVLEEIIDRFGDVPNEVVNLLRISYIKSLCIKGKIISLFQNDDIIKIEFKSLEYITPEIMNELVVSYGRRMIFDVSKNPSFKYKLMNKSQEGILSELEKIIEKISGFHIGTNKI comes from the coding sequence ATGAAGGTTAATATGTTTATAGACAGTCTAAAGAATCTGTCTTCATATGACCAATTGACTAAAGAAATAAATAAGAAGTCCTCGCCTATTGCACTTCATGGATTATCAGAGGAGAATATAGCTCATATAATATATGGGCTTAATCAGCATTTAGACAGGCAAATACTTATAATGACTTATGACGAACTAAGAGCAAAAAAAATATTAGAAGATTTAAGCTTTTTTTGCAATGACAATAGTGAGCTATTTCCAAGCAAAGAAGTAGTTTTGTATGATATAGAAGCCTACAGCCATGAAATATCAAATCAGAGAGTAAAGGTATTAGATAGATTATCAAAGGAAGAAAACATTGTAGTAGTTGCATCTGTTAAAGGAGCTATAAGCAAAATAATGAGCAAGTCAGCAATTAAGGCATATACAATAGATATTGAATTAGGCCAAGTTGTTGATTTGAATAATATTGCAGACACGTTGGTTGTTCAAGGCTATGAAAGAGTCCATATGGTAGAAGGAGTAGGACAATTTAGTATAAGGGGCGGAATAATCGACCTTTTCCCAGTTAACTCACTTAATCCCTTTAGAATAGAACTCTTTGATGATGAAATAGATTCTATAAGAATTTTTGATTTAAAAACACAAAGGTCTATCGACAATTTATCCAGTATACGCATACCTCCGATAAAAGAGATATTGATTCTAAAAGGAGAGGCTGAAAGCATAGCAAATGAAATGGAAATTGACTTAAATGCACGGATCAAAAAGCTACAAAAAAAAGGAGAAGTAGAAATAATAGATAGTCTAACAGAAAAATACGGCCACTATATTCAAAGACTATCTAATGGCTTAAGCATAGGAAATATTGACCTATTAGTGCCTTATTTCAAGCAGGAACTTTCTAATATCCTTGAATATTTTAAAAATGATTCATTAGTCATAGTCGATGAACCACAAAGAATAGAGGAAAGTGTAAAAGGTATTAAAGAGGATTTTATAAATAGATATACGGATTTATTTGAAAGAGGAGAAGTCTTGTCTAGACATCAGGATATTTTTCATACCTATGATGCTATCGTAGAAAAAATACACAGCATGACCAGTATTACCACTACTAATCTTCTTAAAAACAATCCACGCTTCATGCCAAAGGCTATTATAAACTTTAATACAAAAGGTATGCAATCCTTCCATAATAAAATAGAGTTACTAGCAGATGAGCTAAAATATTTAAAATATAGGGGATATAAAACCATAATTCTTTCAGGAACTAAGGAAAGAGGAATTAGACTTGCACAAAGTCTTTTGGAAATGAATATAGAATGCAGCTATGTAGATGACCCTCATAGAGAAATAAAATCAGGTCAAGTATTTGTAACCCATGGGAGCATTAGCAGAGGATTTGAATATACAAACCTTAAATTTGCTATAATTAGTGACAAGGAAGCCTTTGGAACCTACAAGAAAACTAGACCAGTAAAGGCAAGAAAGGACACTACTAAGATTGAATCCTTTACAGATTTAAATATAGGCGATCATGTGGTCCATGAAGCTCATGGTATTGGTAAATATATAGGAGTAGAGCAGCTAAAGGTACAAGGAGTAAAAAAAGACTATTTAGCCATTAAATATTCAGGTGAAGATAAGCTTTATGTTCCAATTGATCAGATGAATTTAATTCAAAAATATATTGGCTCAGACGCAGTCCAGCCTAAAATAAACAAGCTTGGAAGTAGCGAATGGGCAAAAACTAAGACAAAGGTCAAAAAAGCTATAGAAGATATGGCAAATGATTTAATAAAGCTATATGCTACTAGAGAAAGTATTAAAGGTTTTAAGTTTTCTCAAGATACACCATGGCAAAAACAATTTGATGATGCTTTTCCTTATGAGGAAACAGAGGATCAACTTAGATGCATAGAAGAAATAAAAGGTGATATGGAAAAGGATAGACCTATGGATAGGCTATTATGTGGAGATGTGGGCTATGGCAAGACGGAAGTAGCATTAAGAGCTGCATTTAAAGCCATAATGGATGGGAAACAGGTAGCTATTTTAGTACCTACAACTATACTTGCACAACAGCATTATAACACCATAATCGAAAGGTTTAACCAATTTCCGGTTAAAGCTGAAATGCTAAGTCGATTTAGAACTGCTAATCAGCAAAAGAAAATAATAAATGATTTGAAAAGTGGAAACCTAGACATAGTAGTAGGAACTCATAGATTATTATCTAAGGATGTAAAATATAAAGATTTGGGCTTACTTATTATAGATGAAGAGCAAAGATTTGGAGTAAAGCATAAGGAAACTATAAAAATCATGAAGGAATCAATAGATGTCCTCACATTAACTGCTACTCCTATACCGAGGACCCTTCACATGTCTTTAATAGGTATTAGAGATATGAGTGTTATTGAAGAGCCTCCCGAGGAAAGATATCCTGTCCAGACATATGTAGTGGAGCATAATGATCAAATAGTCAAGGATGCAATTATAAGAGAGCTTAGTAGGCAGGGACAGGTTTATTATCTTTATAATAGAGTCCAAAGCATACAGCAATTTGCTTCAAAAATTAAAGCCCTAGTTCCAGAGGCAAGAGTAGCCATTGGACATGGACAAATGAGTGAAAGAGAGCTAGAAAGAGTCATGATGGACTTTTTAAGCAGGGAAACTGATGTGTTAGTGTGTACAACCATTATTGAAACAGGTCTAGACATACCTAATGTAAATACAATTATAATTCATGATGCAGACAAAATGGGGCTTTCACAATTATATCAATTAAGGGGAAGGGTAGGACGTTCCAATAGAGTAGCTTATGCTTATTTCACTTATGAAAAAAACAAGGTTTTAACCGAGGTTGCGGAAAAAAGACTAAAGGCAATAAAGGAATTTACTGAGTTTGGTTCCGGTTTCAAAATAGCTATGAGAGATTTAGAGATTAGAGGAGCAGGAAATTTGTTGGGAGCAGAGCAGCATGGACAGATGGCTGCTATAGGCTATGATTTATATATTAAATTCCTTGATGAATCTATAAAGAAACTGAAAGGAGAACGAAGAGAGGAAATAGTAGATACTTCTATAGAGCTTAATATAGATGGATATATACCGAATAAATATATCCAGGATGAAGAACAAAAAGTAGAGATATATAAGAGGATTTCATCTATTAACAACAAAGAAGACTACTCTGACGTTTTAGAAGAGATAATAGATCGATTTGGAGATGTTCCAAATGAAGTTGTTAATCTATTAAGAATATCATATATTAAATCTTTATGTATCAA